In the genome of Nitrospirota bacterium, one region contains:
- a CDS encoding type I restriction endonuclease subunit R — translation MFEGPEKKFQRHIFEYLVRNHKYAVLEQAEITNTEYYFAEDHLIAFIKATQKETFEALERDYGTDARDEIFRALKDELKVTPLWMIVRNGLKVRELEFKLYYPKPRSSESVANLHYEQNRLTVKPELIIKDAKRPDFVFFLNGLPIITMELKHEKNQIVHDAVKQYSERDHSDRIFQLPFLHIAADTSDVMVATDPTKENNFRWYNSGLTNKADNEKEYPIEFLYKDVLSTVSILEAISFFLVYVPKQEAEEDKPEHASFTIFPRYHQSRMVQKVAQDALDHFTATGELGKKYLIDHSAGSGKTLSICWLADRFHSLYKPDSNEKALDMIFLLSDRKSLDKNIRDDFDKFTHLKDVVGYAKKARNLKDFLKKGQSIVVSTLQKFEWILGEIENDPELKKLRVAFLIDEAHRSQEGKLGVAIRVPFRKPDEPDEEPPEAETDPEEEVARIIRAHEGNQLFVAFTATPSAATVQLFGNPFDSYSEAEAIAEGYIVDVATNIISYKTLYNLHCVFVPGDAEEKLYPKGVVSKALKNVAFQDEGLIQYKAEVMMRIFEEKVKALIGGRSKAMIVSTSRIAGLRYFQILKDKLKERNCDYKVLYAFSDFVHPETNEQITEYAVNGLRPGELIEDRFKGDDYRLMVVASKFQTGFDEPLLAGMFLDKAVIDRNAVQTVSRLNRCHENKDTVVVVDFTNNAQAILKAFAKYRKGTPFESSEPDEKQCVRYYEEIIAQGIYSQAEAENIVALIAENNDPQLAFTVNALRIKFQERIQVMDDRKKFVYLLARFVKSYHFLSCFFQYPKNIGVFSAFAEYVGPQLIKQGSVSELMKQIRRTSVVKASVKYKGEVSAPGTVKLIKGKKGGSGPPLKKVSVQDMIDEIRKTFTISDDEALYIKQVTEEKMHDEEIQTTIATHQGDVFYLENTYSGQVNHSIQDSYEEKGRYEELADSKYIDPGAIFDMMALTVIYYGLQHAKAARR, via the coding sequence ATGTTTGAGGGGCCTGAGAAGAAATTTCAGAGACACATCTTTGAATACCTTGTCCGCAACCATAAATATGCTGTGCTCGAACAGGCTGAAATTACAAACACAGAATACTATTTTGCAGAAGATCACCTGATTGCTTTTATAAAGGCAACGCAGAAGGAAACCTTTGAGGCGCTGGAGCGTGACTATGGCACTGACGCACGAGATGAAATATTCAGGGCGCTGAAAGACGAACTTAAGGTTACTCCTTTATGGATGATTGTCCGCAATGGACTGAAGGTACGAGAGCTGGAGTTTAAGCTCTACTATCCAAAACCACGATCAAGCGAGAGCGTTGCAAATCTGCATTATGAACAGAACCGGCTTACAGTTAAGCCCGAACTTATTATCAAAGACGCCAAGCGCCCTGACTTTGTTTTTTTTCTGAACGGCCTACCGATAATTACCATGGAGCTCAAGCACGAGAAAAATCAGATCGTGCATGATGCTGTTAAGCAATACAGCGAAAGAGACCATAGCGATAGGATCTTTCAACTGCCTTTTCTTCATATCGCTGCTGATACCTCGGATGTCATGGTAGCAACTGATCCTACCAAAGAGAACAATTTTCGCTGGTACAATAGCGGACTTACTAACAAGGCGGATAATGAGAAAGAATATCCGATTGAATTCCTATATAAAGATGTGCTGTCAACAGTTTCAATTTTAGAGGCGATATCCTTTTTCCTCGTCTATGTACCAAAGCAGGAAGCCGAAGAAGACAAGCCGGAACACGCTTCCTTTACAATATTCCCGCGTTATCATCAATCACGCATGGTTCAGAAGGTGGCGCAGGATGCGCTTGACCACTTTACAGCAACCGGTGAATTGGGGAAGAAATACCTCATAGATCATTCAGCAGGCTCCGGCAAGACGCTATCTATATGTTGGCTCGCAGACCGCTTTCACAGCCTTTACAAGCCCGATAGCAACGAAAAAGCTCTTGATATGATCTTCCTCCTCTCTGACCGGAAATCCCTCGACAAGAACATCAGGGATGATTTCGACAAATTCACCCACTTGAAGGATGTTGTAGGCTATGCAAAGAAGGCAAGGAACCTGAAAGATTTCCTGAAGAAAGGCCAGTCGATAGTTGTCAGCACGCTTCAGAAATTTGAATGGATTCTCGGCGAAATAGAGAATGACCCCGAACTGAAGAAATTGAGGGTAGCATTCCTTATTGATGAAGCCCATCGCTCACAGGAGGGGAAGCTTGGCGTTGCAATCAGAGTGCCGTTTAGAAAACCTGATGAGCCTGATGAAGAACCCCCCGAAGCAGAAACTGACCCTGAGGAAGAAGTGGCACGGATCATCCGGGCACATGAGGGGAACCAGCTTTTTGTTGCCTTTACTGCAACACCATCGGCAGCAACAGTCCAGCTCTTCGGAAATCCTTTTGACTCCTATTCAGAGGCAGAGGCAATTGCTGAAGGTTATATTGTTGACGTTGCTACCAACATCATATCGTACAAAACACTTTATAACCTTCACTGCGTGTTTGTTCCTGGCGATGCTGAGGAGAAACTTTATCCCAAAGGCGTGGTTAGTAAGGCGCTCAAGAATGTTGCTTTTCAGGATGAGGGACTTATCCAATATAAGGCCGAGGTAATGATGAGGATTTTCGAGGAGAAAGTAAAGGCTCTCATCGGCGGACGGTCGAAGGCTATGATCGTTTCGACATCCCGCATTGCAGGGCTCCGCTATTTTCAGATCCTTAAGGATAAGCTCAAGGAAAGAAACTGCGACTACAAGGTGTTATATGCTTTTTCTGATTTTGTGCATCCTGAGACAAATGAGCAGATAACAGAGTATGCCGTAAACGGGCTGCGGCCGGGTGAACTTATAGAAGACAGGTTTAAGGGAGACGACTACCGTCTCATGGTTGTGGCAAGCAAATTTCAAACTGGATTTGACGAGCCTCTTCTTGCAGGTATGTTTCTCGATAAGGCGGTTATAGACCGCAATGCAGTTCAGACAGTTTCCCGACTAAACCGCTGTCATGAGAATAAGGACACGGTTGTCGTGGTCGATTTTACCAATAATGCTCAAGCCATTCTAAAAGCGTTTGCTAAATACCGCAAGGGAACTCCTTTTGAGAGCAGTGAACCAGATGAAAAGCAGTGTGTGAGGTATTATGAGGAGATTATCGCACAGGGCATTTATAGTCAGGCTGAAGCGGAAAATATTGTCGCACTCATTGCTGAAAACAATGACCCCCAACTGGCGTTTACGGTTAATGCTCTGCGCATAAAATTTCAGGAGCGCATTCAGGTGATGGACGACCGCAAGAAGTTTGTCTATCTCCTCGCGCGCTTTGTAAAGAGCTATCATTTCTTGTCCTGCTTTTTTCAATATCCAAAAAATATCGGCGTGTTTTCAGCCTTTGCTGAATACGTTGGCCCTCAGTTGATAAAACAGGGCTCTGTTTCGGAGTTAATGAAACAGATACGCCGGACAAGTGTTGTCAAAGCGAGCGTTAAGTACAAGGGCGAAGTATCAGCGCCCGGAACTGTAAAGCTCATAAAAGGCAAAAAGGGTGGCAGCGGGCCTCCTTTGAAGAAGGTCTCAGTGCAGGACATGATTGATGAGATTCGGAAAACCTTCACGATCTCGGACGATGAAGCTCTCTACATAAAACAAGTGACCGAAGAGAAGATGCATGATGAAGAAATACAGACAACAATAGCCACGCACCAGGGAGACGTCTTCTATTTAGAGAATACCTATTCCGGACAGGTAAACCATTCGATTCAGGATTCCTATGAAGAGAAAGGTCGTTATGAGGAACTTGCAGACTCGAAATATATTGACCCTGGCGCTATTTTCGATATGATGGCGCTGACGGTAATCTATTATGGTCTTCAACACGCAAAGGCTGCGAGAAGATAA
- a CDS encoding DUF4297 domain-containing protein, which translates to MPDPLISTPDTVLATGDPGDETARRYYYQWTYAAIICCMLLDETQEVTEVFCEHHEDVLIKHMDGMFSGLQIKTRRSDQEVWKTSDEAVRDSCVRFSKLEAEFPGQFRAYHFLTNHPLYSSKNGQDLRHLLQSIKVTASVNDLSGPAAKFLNRVSSEAGCSAELAFIALSKTEASDDLPKLSDIETRLVSTLAGVWARARDCSHTAVVQAARNLISECGRASSLAHQDILPAYLPATADYVTAELTARLAAKRISRLHIIEILDSGLNETATLVGDPEAYVLPGTGTSDLLLKKLDAGGFSAVSRNSALDLRDKADYLGIVWTKKHGRESGLQRYGHVRSIVLNDAARAFEVAKSEERKFGLEMLSEIRSRFQQRRTDRSQLYECSNEHLEGFAYSLTSECKVQWSLDRPWEDE; encoded by the coding sequence ATGCCTGACCCTTTGATATCAACTCCTGATACGGTTCTTGCGACCGGTGATCCGGGAGACGAAACTGCCCGCCGTTATTACTATCAATGGACTTACGCGGCTATCATTTGCTGCATGCTACTAGATGAGACACAAGAAGTTACAGAAGTTTTCTGTGAACACCATGAAGATGTGCTAATTAAGCATATGGATGGAATGTTTTCAGGTTTGCAAATAAAGACCCGTAGGTCAGATCAAGAAGTATGGAAAACTAGCGATGAGGCTGTGAGGGACTCCTGTGTTCGTTTCTCAAAGCTCGAAGCCGAGTTTCCCGGTCAGTTTCGTGCATACCACTTCCTTACGAATCATCCTCTGTACTCTTCTAAGAATGGTCAGGATCTCCGTCACCTTCTTCAATCAATCAAGGTAACAGCTTCTGTGAATGATCTTTCCGGGCCAGCCGCAAAATTTCTGAATCGTGTATCCAGCGAAGCTGGTTGCTCCGCTGAATTAGCATTTATCGCATTATCTAAAACTGAAGCCTCTGACGATTTGCCGAAGCTCTCTGATATAGAGACCCGCCTTGTGAGTACACTTGCGGGAGTGTGGGCTCGTGCGCGGGATTGTTCTCACACTGCTGTTGTGCAGGCAGCACGAAATCTAATATCGGAGTGCGGACGGGCATCATCCCTTGCCCATCAGGATATTCTGCCAGCCTATCTTCCTGCTACAGCCGATTATGTGACGGCTGAACTTACTGCACGCCTCGCTGCCAAGAGAATTAGTCGTTTGCACATTATAGAAATTCTTGATTCTGGCTTGAATGAGACTGCCACCTTGGTCGGCGATCCCGAAGCCTACGTATTACCAGGCACTGGAACGTCAGATCTTCTTCTCAAGAAGCTCGACGCAGGCGGCTTTTCCGCTGTCTCTCGCAACTCGGCGTTGGATCTTCGGGACAAAGCTGACTATTTAGGGATTGTCTGGACCAAAAAACATGGACGTGAATCGGGGCTTCAGAGATACGGACACGTGAGGTCAATTGTGCTTAATGATGCGGCAAGAGCCTTTGAGGTAGCTAAGAGCGAGGAGCGCAAGTTTGGACTCGAAATGCTTTCCGAAATTCGCTCCCGATTTCAACAACGACGGACAGACAGAAGTCAGTTATACGAATGCAGCAATGAGCATCTTGAAGGATTCGCATACTCCTTGACTTCAGAGTGCAAGGTTCAATGGAGCCTCGACCGCCCATGGGAGGACGAGTGA
- a CDS encoding type II toxin-antitoxin system VapC family toxin, with the protein MKETIYLETSVVSYYTAKPSRDIIVLAHQEITREWWDRALKKYDAVISEIVIEEARAGDIEAAKKRLAILKRFEHLELNPMVDKMAQIYLDKLKLPMKAFRDAVHLAVASVHSVDYLVTWNCAHIANGEIIKKLMKINTSYGIRTPVICTPEELMPKMKGE; encoded by the coding sequence ATGAAAGAAACAATATATCTTGAAACTTCTGTCGTAAGCTATTACACAGCTAAGCCAAGTCGCGACATAATAGTACTTGCTCATCAGGAAATCACAAGGGAATGGTGGGACAGGGCGCTCAAAAAATATGATGCGGTTATTTCTGAAATTGTTATTGAGGAGGCAAGAGCCGGGGATATTGAAGCTGCGAAGAAACGGTTGGCAATATTAAAAAGGTTCGAGCATCTTGAACTTAACCCTATGGTAGATAAAATGGCCCAGATCTACTTGGACAAACTTAAACTGCCGATGAAGGCTTTCCGCGATGCTGTTCATCTTGCTGTTGCCTCGGTTCACAGTGTTGATTATCTTGTAACCTGGAATTGCGCTCATATTGCAAACGGAGAAATTATTAAAAAACTTATGAAGATCAATACTTCTTATGGCATCAGGACCCCTGTGATATGCACACCTGAGGAATTAATGCCCAAAATGAAAGGAGAATAA
- the radC gene encoding DNA repair protein RadC, with translation MSKNIKHLPEKERPREKLQQKGAEALSDVELMAILLGSGTKGHDVMKVSGRILKVLDGNPNQLSLEELQKIEGVGLAKATLIAASLEFARRRIRPEGLRISTPADVLPLIQHYADRKQEHFICISINGANEVIKSRIVSVGLVNKTQVHPREVFADPITDRASAIIVAHNHPAGSLEPSAEDKEITEQLKAAGETLGIRLLDHIIFNQKGYYSFLEKGEFN, from the coding sequence ATGAGCAAGAATATCAAGCATCTGCCGGAAAAAGAGCGCCCCAGGGAGAAGCTTCAGCAAAAAGGCGCAGAGGCGTTATCTGATGTTGAATTAATGGCTATTCTTTTGGGCAGCGGGACCAAAGGCCATGATGTAATGAAAGTATCAGGACGCATTTTGAAGGTATTGGATGGCAATCCAAATCAGTTGAGCCTCGAAGAACTACAAAAAATAGAAGGTGTTGGCCTTGCAAAGGCTACTTTGATCGCTGCCTCTCTTGAATTTGCCCGGCGAAGAATTCGACCGGAAGGATTAAGAATTTCGACGCCTGCAGACGTACTTCCGCTCATTCAACATTATGCCGACCGAAAGCAGGAACATTTCATCTGTATTTCGATCAATGGCGCTAATGAAGTGATAAAGAGCCGGATTGTTTCTGTCGGACTTGTAAATAAGACCCAGGTGCATCCAAGAGAGGTATTTGCTGATCCTATTACTGATAGAGCCTCTGCAATCATAGTGGCTCACAATCATCCGGCTGGCTCCTTGGAACCAAGCGCTGAAGATAAGGAAATAACCGAGCAATTGAAAGCCGCCGGCGAGACCCTTGGAATCAGACTTCTCGACCATATCATTTTCAACCAAAAAGGTTATTACAGTTTCTTGGAGAAAGGGGAATTTAATTAA
- a CDS encoding N-6 DNA methylase, which yields MTTVLNKSKLNNLTNEIWKSAERLRGKFKAYEYQSVILPIIVIRRLECVLVEWRKKKAEEIRLKRPKISDSELEVLVKKLELNPKEIPFSNKTKWTLQDITKEDPTLMEKNFRDYINGFSDNIQDIIEHFDYRAVIGKIVKNSRLSPILNQYATEKLGPEHLSNLEMGYVYEELLRRFSEQSGEEAGEHFTPREVIRLMVELLDIPMPKKHISFYDPASGTGGMLSVSKEHMLDKAKTDKEREDVERFVTLHGHELQPANYAICKADMLIKDDKQAEIFYGNSLIPHSKQSREPGDQLAGPNHKFDYMLSNPPFGVTWGGKDGYETEAKKLSTTRYSAGMPRTNDGALLFLQTMLAKMKSKEQGGSRIAIIFNGSPLSNGDCGSGESEIRRWILENDWLDAIVMLPDQLFYNTGIFTYIWLLTNNKPASHKDRVMLIDARQQFDKEPKSFGNKRNRILDEHRQWIEERYHNGWEDGYKDENVKIFNTKDFAYHKVSVVFWQTDENNKPAYITEPYTKSFTPANIKKEQEFYGSDLDFRIKLKSDTAEQEIVFTLAPKDDFTKLFEKNIREAFADEIKALTKDIKESSHKNKVIKSFINTLEVNAEYTHRHYVSDNEYIQHGENIEEFLKREIGKQIIRWQDSPQLGYEILPNKYFYKYKAPEKAEILLKEFWELEKEATHKLASLGGK from the coding sequence GTGACAACAGTCCTAAATAAATCCAAGCTTAACAATCTAACGAATGAAATCTGGAAGTCTGCGGAGCGACTGAGGGGAAAGTTCAAGGCCTATGAGTATCAGAGCGTGATCCTGCCTATTATTGTAATCCGGCGTCTCGAATGTGTGCTTGTCGAATGGCGAAAAAAGAAGGCTGAGGAAATTCGCCTAAAACGTCCTAAAATCAGCGATAGCGAGCTTGAAGTGCTGGTAAAAAAACTCGAACTCAATCCGAAAGAAATACCCTTCTCTAACAAGACCAAGTGGACATTACAGGACATCACTAAAGAAGACCCTACTCTTATGGAGAAGAACTTTCGCGATTACATCAACGGATTCTCTGATAATATTCAAGACATAATTGAGCATTTTGATTATCGTGCGGTTATTGGAAAGATAGTCAAAAATTCGCGTCTCTCACCGATTCTCAATCAATATGCAACAGAGAAACTCGGGCCGGAACATCTTTCAAACCTTGAGATGGGATATGTCTATGAAGAACTTCTGCGGAGGTTTTCAGAGCAGAGTGGCGAAGAGGCTGGAGAGCATTTTACCCCGCGTGAGGTTATCCGTCTTATGGTGGAACTACTTGATATCCCGATGCCAAAGAAGCATATTTCTTTTTACGATCCTGCCAGCGGCACCGGCGGCATGTTGTCCGTGTCAAAAGAACACATGCTCGACAAGGCGAAAACTGATAAGGAAAGGGAAGATGTAGAACGCTTCGTAACTCTGCATGGTCATGAGCTGCAACCGGCAAACTATGCCATCTGCAAAGCAGACATGCTGATCAAGGATGACAAACAGGCTGAAATCTTCTATGGCAATTCGCTGATCCCGCACTCCAAACAGAGCCGGGAACCAGGCGACCAGCTTGCAGGACCAAACCATAAGTTCGACTATATGCTCAGCAATCCGCCTTTTGGCGTTACCTGGGGCGGCAAAGATGGTTATGAAACTGAGGCAAAGAAATTAAGCACTACACGCTATTCAGCCGGAATGCCGCGCACAAATGATGGTGCTTTATTATTCCTTCAGACAATGTTGGCAAAAATGAAGTCAAAGGAACAGGGCGGAAGCCGTATTGCCATTATCTTCAACGGCTCGCCGCTCAGCAATGGCGACTGCGGTTCTGGTGAAAGCGAAATTCGCCGTTGGATTCTGGAGAATGATTGGCTGGATGCCATTGTGATGCTCCCTGATCAGCTTTTCTACAACACCGGCATTTTTACATACATCTGGCTGTTGACCAATAATAAGCCTGCTTCACACAAGGACAGAGTGATGCTTATCGATGCCCGGCAGCAGTTTGACAAAGAACCGAAATCCTTTGGCAATAAGCGCAACCGTATTCTTGACGAGCACAGACAATGGATCGAAGAACGGTATCACAATGGCTGGGAAGATGGATATAAAGATGAAAACGTGAAGATCTTCAACACAAAAGATTTTGCCTATCATAAAGTTAGCGTAGTGTTCTGGCAGACTGATGAAAATAATAAGCCTGCTTATATCACCGAACCATATACGAAATCTTTTACACCCGCAAACATTAAGAAAGAACAGGAATTTTATGGAAGTGATCTCGATTTTCGCATTAAGCTAAAGTCTGATACTGCTGAACAGGAGATTGTCTTTACTCTTGCCCCCAAAGACGATTTCACAAAGCTTTTCGAAAAGAATATAAGAGAAGCCTTCGCAGATGAAATTAAGGCGTTGACTAAGGACATTAAAGAATCCAGCCATAAGAACAAGGTGATCAAGTCATTTATCAATACTCTGGAAGTTAATGCTGAATACACTCACAGGCACTATGTGTCGGACAATGAATACATACAGCATGGAGAAAATATTGAAGAGTTCCTAAAACGCGAAATCGGCAAGCAGATTATCCGCTGGCAGGACAGCCCACAGCTTGGTTATGAGATTCTGCCGAATAAGTATTTTTATAAGTATAAAGCTCCAGAAAAGGCGGAAATATTGCTCAAAGAATTTTGGGAGCTTGAGAAGGAAGCGACTCACAAGTTAGCAAGTCTCGGAGGGAAATGA
- a CDS encoding restriction endonuclease subunit S, with protein sequence MQQANDLWIGSVPKEWLSFRIKDVTQLSPGLSSKAPQLTEPCTVVPMESVSEKGQIDTSTIEEYDFISGGLPNFEAGDVIFAKITPCMENGKGAYVESLPTRYAFGSTEFHVLRPGYKIDSKFLYYYTFNSVFREYAAVNMTGAAGQKRVSSRFLNYTRIFLPSVPEQRRIAAYLDKTCVAIDTAIEKKQKQLETLDALRKSIIHKAVTRGLDDFVELKDSGVEWIGKVPKHWRVEKLKRFLERPLMYGTNEAAELDDTEFPRYIRITDFDDYGSLRDDTFKSLPPDKAEGYYLFEGDVLFARSGATVGKTFLFKGYNGKACFAGYLIKAQTNKHKLLPEYLYYFTKSPSYDSWKSVIFTQATIQNISATKYAYLPIAVPPITEQRRILDYLAGKMNMLHVLQENLSGQLSALEQYRKYLIHECVTGKRRITEAHLKEIEAHV encoded by the coding sequence ATGCAGCAGGCTAATGACTTATGGATCGGTTCCGTTCCAAAGGAGTGGCTGTCTTTTCGCATTAAAGATGTTACACAGCTTTCACCCGGCCTTTCCAGCAAAGCCCCTCAATTAACTGAGCCCTGCACAGTGGTTCCTATGGAGTCTGTTTCGGAAAAAGGACAAATTGATACAAGCACAATTGAAGAATATGATTTTATATCAGGAGGCCTCCCTAATTTCGAAGCTGGTGATGTCATTTTTGCAAAGATTACCCCATGTATGGAGAACGGCAAAGGTGCGTATGTTGAAAGCTTGCCCACAAGATATGCATTTGGCAGCACAGAGTTCCATGTTCTTCGTCCAGGGTATAAGATTGATAGTAAATTTCTTTATTACTACACATTTAATTCAGTATTCAGAGAATACGCAGCGGTTAATATGACTGGTGCTGCCGGGCAGAAACGTGTTTCATCAAGATTCCTTAACTATACAAGAATATTTCTGCCTTCTGTTCCGGAACAGCGACGCATTGCCGCCTATCTCGACAAAACCTGCGTGGCAATTGATACAGCGATAGAAAAGAAGCAGAAGCAGCTTGAAACGCTCGATGCGCTACGCAAGTCAATTATTCACAAGGCTGTGACGCGCGGGCTTGATGATTTTGTGGAATTGAAAGATTCGGGGGTAGAATGGATTGGAAAAGTTCCAAAACATTGGCGAGTTGAAAAATTAAAAAGATTCCTTGAGCGTCCATTGATGTACGGCACTAACGAAGCGGCGGAATTGGACGACACGGAGTTTCCACGATATATTCGAATAACTGATTTTGATGATTATGGTTCACTGAGAGATGATACTTTTAAGTCATTACCACCGGATAAAGCTGAAGGCTATTACTTGTTTGAAGGAGATGTGCTATTTGCTCGAAGCGGAGCAACTGTTGGAAAGACCTTTTTGTTTAAGGGATACAATGGAAAAGCCTGCTTTGCCGGTTATCTGATTAAGGCACAGACTAACAAACATAAGCTCCTCCCCGAATACCTTTACTACTTCACTAAATCCCCTTCTTATGATTCTTGGAAAAGTGTAATTTTCACACAAGCAACCATTCAGAATATCAGCGCAACCAAATATGCTTACTTGCCTATTGCTGTGCCACCAATAACCGAGCAACGGCGAATTCTTGATTACCTTGCTGGTAAAATGAACATGCTTCATGTACTGCAAGAAAATCTGAGTGGCCAACTTTCTGCCCTTGAGCAATACCGAAAATACCTTATCCATGAATGCGTTACCGGCAAGCGGCGGATTACTGAGGCTCATCTGAAGGAGATAGAAGCTCATGTTTGA
- a CDS encoding DUF3732 domain-containing protein: MTFLHGPVSTGKSTVARLVDYCLGGDLERTPAIQQEFIAAELSLILGSYNCLIERSANDNQSVRVTWSGLEDDTGSINAPLSAQSAPLINAEVYSLSDLIFYLCGVSPIKVRQRSRDPESPLIRLSIRDIWWYCYLDQMHLDSSFFRLEDPFRGRKSQDAMRFFTGLHSEQLSQLEDELMRIIDEQKSKRDAVQQIRSFMARFELESEIDMVAQLQAAEAELANAEQRRAELERTRSAETHPSDTLRMELRRLSSDIESISQAIADENESIGEQKALRAEFITAKTKAGRVEQAGRILEGVSYQRCPECGSDISNRPSTGDRCRLCCNAQIEVSITTPIELEAFRLDLNERIDQIADSIIRRERELSRMERQLLQTQKQKASLDRQLQEELDRYDSAFVESIRGSERDIATLVERIRSLRRLQQMPIAIDALEEEAGALQGQIDRLRTDVTEERHRLRAADANIAAIAAEFKRIMIAVSFPGVSNNDEVVIDPRNWKPTVLHGDQEWTFWDTGSGGKKTLFNVCYALAIHSVALEREMPIPDILIIDSPTKNISEDENPELVRSLYAEIYRLAMGQNGRRLQFILIDSDLVGPSSELRSFSERRMAGVPDAPSLIPYYTGP; encoded by the coding sequence GTGACGTTCCTGCATGGTCCAGTGAGCACAGGCAAATCGACTGTCGCGCGTCTTGTGGATTATTGTCTGGGAGGGGATCTTGAACGCACCCCTGCTATCCAGCAAGAATTTATTGCAGCAGAGCTATCGCTGATCCTTGGAAGCTACAATTGTTTGATCGAGCGATCAGCCAATGACAACCAAAGCGTTCGGGTGACGTGGTCTGGACTGGAAGATGATACTGGATCAATCAATGCTCCACTCAGTGCTCAATCTGCGCCACTAATTAATGCAGAAGTTTATAGCCTGAGCGACTTGATCTTTTACCTCTGTGGAGTTAGCCCGATTAAGGTGCGGCAACGAAGCCGTGACCCAGAATCTCCGCTGATTCGTTTGAGCATTCGCGATATCTGGTGGTACTGCTATCTCGATCAAATGCACTTGGATTCTTCTTTTTTCCGCCTTGAGGACCCATTTCGAGGGAGGAAAAGTCAGGATGCTATGCGATTCTTTACGGGATTGCATTCCGAGCAGCTTAGCCAGCTCGAAGACGAACTGATGCGGATCATTGATGAGCAAAAATCAAAACGTGACGCAGTGCAGCAGATTCGTTCTTTTATGGCTCGCTTCGAGCTTGAGTCAGAAATAGATATGGTTGCTCAACTTCAGGCGGCGGAAGCTGAACTTGCCAATGCTGAGCAAAGACGAGCCGAACTTGAACGCACTCGTTCTGCAGAAACCCATCCGTCAGATACTCTCCGCATGGAGTTGCGACGATTAAGCTCAGATATTGAGAGCATAAGCCAAGCGATTGCCGATGAAAATGAGTCAATAGGGGAACAGAAGGCTCTTCGAGCTGAGTTTATTACCGCTAAAACAAAGGCTGGACGAGTTGAGCAAGCTGGGAGAATTCTTGAAGGGGTTAGCTATCAGCGCTGTCCTGAGTGTGGGTCTGATATATCAAACCGTCCTTCTACTGGAGATCGATGCCGTCTGTGTTGTAATGCTCAGATTGAAGTTTCAATTACGACTCCGATTGAACTGGAAGCATTTCGCCTGGATCTCAATGAGCGAATCGATCAGATTGCTGATTCCATAATACGCCGCGAACGTGAATTAAGCCGCATGGAACGTCAGTTGCTGCAGACTCAGAAGCAAAAAGCATCTCTTGATAGACAGTTACAAGAAGAACTTGATAGATACGATTCGGCTTTTGTAGAGAGTATCAGGGGATCTGAGAGGGACATCGCTACGCTGGTTGAACGAATTAGATCTCTGCGACGACTGCAACAAATGCCGATAGCGATTGATGCTCTTGAAGAGGAAGCAGGAGCATTGCAAGGTCAAATCGACCGCCTGCGAACAGATGTTACTGAGGAGAGACATCGGCTGCGCGCTGCCGATGCTAACATAGCTGCAATTGCTGCTGAGTTTAAACGTATTATGATAGCGGTTTCCTTTCCAGGTGTCTCCAATAATGACGAAGTTGTCATCGACCCTCGGAATTGGAAGCCGACTGTCCTCCATGGTGATCAGGAGTGGACCTTCTGGGATACCGGGAGCGGCGGGAAGAAAACGCTGTTCAATGTGTGCTATGCACTCGCCATTCACTCGGTTGCACTGGAACGAGAGATGCCTATCCCTGACATATTAATCATCGATAGTCCGACTAAGAATATTAGTGAGGACGAGAATCCAGAGCTTGTGCGATCGCTCTATGCGGAAATCTATAGGCTCGCTATGGGGCAAAATGGTCGCAGGCTACAATTTATATTGATCGACTCAGATCTTGTTGGGCCGAGTAGTGAACTGCGAAGCTTTTCAGAACGCCGAATGGCGGGAGTGCCTGATGCTCCCAGCTTGATACCGTACTACACAGGCCCATAA